The Intrasporangium calvum DSM 43043 sequence CCGACGTCCGCTCCTCCGATGTGTCCAGTCTCTCCGGGACCGTCGTCCAGACCGCCGACCTCGGCCTGCCCTCGATCCCCGGGATGGGCGGCTCGGGCGGCCCCGGCTCCGCGAGCAGCTCGCTGACCTCCCTCATCTCCGGCACCCACACCTGGCGCGTCTGGCTGGACGGCCCCACCCGTCAGCGCCTCGCCCTGATCGGCAGCAACGGGGAGTCCGACGTCATCCACAACGGCAAGGACCTCTGGTTGTGGTCCAGCGCGGACCGGACCGCGGTGCACCACGAGCTCGACGCCGACCAGGTGGGAGCCGGGACGGACGGCAAGCACCTTCCCGGTGTCCTGCCGAGCGGGGTGCCCAGCGCGTTGCCGTCCAGCCTGCCGCGCACCCCGGACGAGGCCGCGAGCGCGGCCCTCGCGCTGGTCGGCGAGAGCACCACCATCACGACCTCCGGCACCGCGTCGGTCGCAGGCCGCTCCGCGTACGAGCTGGTCCTCACGCCGAAGGACCCCAACACCTTGGTCAAGTCGGTGCGGATCGCCATCGACGGACAGGAGCGCGTCCCCCTGCGGGTGCAGGTGTACTCGACGAAACTGACGAACCCGGCGTTCGAGGTCGGCTTCACCGCCGTGGACTTCGCGCAGCCGGACTCCCGGCAGTTCGAGTTCACCCCGCCCGCCGGCACCACCGTGACCGAGTCCGACGAGCTCATGCCACCCAAGGCCTCCGACGGCAGCGACACCACGCCGAGCAAGCCGTCCACCGACACGCTGGCCGGCCTGACGGGGCGGCCGAAGGTCGTCGGCTCCGGCTGGAGCACCGTGCTCGTCGCACCGTTCTCCCTGCCCGACGCCCAGCCGGGCGCCGGCGGGACCGCGGGGGACAGCGCAGCCCAGCTCAGCGGCATACTCAAGGCCCTGCCGACCACGTCGGGTGCGTGGGGCAGCGGGCACGTCCTCCAGGGCACCCTCTTCACGGTCGTCCTGACGGACGACGGGCGGGTCGCGCTCGGTGCCGTCGCCCCGGACCAGCTGTTCAGCGCCCTGGCTGCGAAGTGACCGAACTCCTGCCGGCACAGCCGGCGTCAGCCCCCGAGCGCGATCTCGCCATCGCGACCCGGGGGCTGACGAAGCGTTTCGGTTCCCGCGCCGCGGTGGACGACCTGGGCCTCGTCGTGCCGCGGGGCTCGGTGTATGGCTTCCTCGGCCCCAACGGGTCGGGCAAGACGACGACGATCCGCATGCTCCTTGGTCTGGTCCGTCCCTCTGCTGGCACGAGCACCCTTCTCGGACAATCCATTCCGGCTGGCGCGCAAGCAGCGCTCCCGCATGTCGGGTCCCTGGTGGAGGGTCCTGCCTTCCACCCGTACCTGTCGGGTCGGGCGAACCTGCAGCGGCTGGACGCGGCCGACCTGACGGCCGACCCGCGGACGTCGAGGCAGCGCGTCGACGCCGCCCTCGACCGCGTCGGCCTGCTGGCAACTGCAGGCAAGCGCTACCGCGCCTACTCCCTCGGGATGCGCCAGCGCCTGGCCATCGCGGCCGCGCTGCTCATGCCGCGCGAGCTGCTCGTGCTCGACGAGCCGACCAACGGCCTCGACCCGCAGGGAACCCGAGAGGTCCGGCACCTCGTCGCCTCCCTCGCCTCGGACGGCACGACCGTCTTCGTGTCGAGCCACCTGCTGTCCGAGGTGGAGCAGATGTGCACCCACCTCGGCGTGATGAGTGACGGTCGGCTCGTCGCCCAGGGTTCGACGTCGGAGGTCCGTGGGGGAGCGGCACCGACGGCCCGCATCCTGACCGACCAGCCCACCGAGGCGACCCGGATCATGTCCGAGCTCGGGCTCACCGGGGTGGAGGCGATGCCGGGCGGGGTCCGAGGCACCCCCAACGGCGTCGCACCGGAGAAGATCGTGGCGGCGCTCGTCCAGGGCGGCGTCGGCGTCAAGGAGTTCACCGTGACCAGTCCCAGCCTCGAGGACCTGTTCGTCGCGCTCACCGGGGAGGGTTTCGATGTCAGCGGCTGACCCGGTTCTCGCCGACGTTCACGGCGCGGACCCGCACGACGCAGGTGCGACGGTCGCGCGGAGGCTGTCCACCCGCCTGCTGCGTTCGGAGCTGCGGCTCATCGCCGGTCGCCGCCGCAACCAGATGGGGCTCCTCGTGCTCGCCGCGGTACCCGTCCTCATCGCGGTGGCCGTCCGGCTCTCGTCGCCGCGCGAGGGCCGGGGCCCGGACTTCCTCTCCTCGATCACGTCGAACGGGCTGTTCGTCCCGCTCGCCGCGCTCAGTGTCGAGCTGGGGCTCTTCCTGCCGCTCGCCATCGCCATGCTCGCCGGTGACTCGGTCGCCGGTGAGGCCAACCTCGGGACGCTGCGGTACCTGCTGACCGTGCCGGTCGGGCGCACCCGCCTGCTGGTGACCAAGTACATCTCCCTCATGATCGGGGCCGTGTGGGGCGTCGCCGTCGTCGTCGTCGCCGGGACGATCGCCGGGATCGCCCTCTTCGGCACCGGACCGATGCTGACCCTGTCGGGCACCGAGATCTCGTTCGGATCGGCAGTGTGGCGCGTCGTCCTCGTCAGCCTCTACGTCGCCGCCGGGCTCGCCGCGCTCGCCGCCGTCGGCCTGTTCATCTCGACGCTCACCGAGCAGCCGCTCGCCGCGACGGTCGCGCTCATGATCTTCACCATCCTGTCGTGGATCGCGGTCTCGGTGCCGCAGATCTCGTGGCTGCATCCCTACCTCCTCGTGGACCAGTGGATGGCGTTCGGTGACCTGCTGCGCGACCCGCCGTTCTGGGACAACATCGCCCAGGGCCTCTGGGTCGACCTGGCGTATGCCGTCGTGTTCGGTCTGCTCGCCTGGGCCCGCTTCGCGGGCAAGGACATCACGAGCTGACCCCGCCGACCGCACGGCTCAGCGGGCGCGCGGGACCGAGCCCAGCGGCATACGGAACGAGTCGTATGCCGCTGGGCGCGCTTCCAACGCCTCTGGCCTGAGCGTTCGGTGCCCGCACAGCCTCCGATGTGCAGTGCCCAGCGCCCCGAGTGGGGCAGGATGGTGCGATGTCCAGCCCACGAGGGACAGTCGACGTGGTCGAACCGCCGATCGCGGATCGCGTGCGTCGACCCGCCGATGCGCTGAGGCTGGGTCTCGTCCTCGTCGTCCTCGCTGCCTCGCTGGCTCTCGCCGACGTGGCTGTCGGCACGACCGGCGCGCTCGAGCAGGACCTGGCCCTCGCGACGAGCGGCCTGCCCCGCCTGCTCCTCCAGGTCGTCAGCTGGCTCTCGGGCATCGGTGTCGTCGTGCTGCCCCTTGCCGTGGGCACCGACCTCGTCGTCCGCGGCCGGCCCTCGCAGCTCGTCCACGCGCTCGCCGCCTCCGGCGCGGCGGCCCTCGTCGTGGTCGGGCTGCGGGCTCTCAGCTTCGACGGACCCCTCAGCAGCCTGCTCCGCACCCTGACCCGCCCGCTCGCCGAGGGCCGTACCGACCCCCTTGACGCCGTCATCGTCTCGATGATGGCGCTGCTCACGGTGGCCGACATCATCGGGCGCAAGTGGATCTCCCCGCTTGCGATCGTCGTCATCGGGTCAACCGTCGTGACGGCCTTTCTCTCCGGCACGAGCACGGCCCTGGCCCTGTTCACCTCGGTGCTCCTCGGCTGGGCGGTCGGCCTGGCCTTCAGGTTCGCCTTGGGCGCCACCTCGACGCGGCCCCCCGGGTCGCAGATCGCCGATGCGCTGGTCGCGGCCGGCGTCCCGCTGGTGCGACTCGAGCTGGTGGACTCCGACGACGCGGGCGACCGCCGCTACCGCGGCACGACGACCTCGTCGACGGTGGACGTCCAGGTCATGGACCGCGACACCTTCGGGCTCGCGTCCGGCCGGCGGCTGCTGCGTCTCCTGCGCCTGCGCAAGGGCACGACCCGCCCGGCCCTGACGCTGCGCGCTGAGCTCGAGCACCGGACCCTCATGGGCCTGGCGCTCGCCCAGGCCGGCATCCCCGCGCCGCGGCCGGTCGCCGCCCGCGAGGTGGGGCCCTTCTCCGCCGTCATCGCCTATCTCGACCGGGCCGGAGCTCCGTTGTCCGAGCTGGGAGCCGAGCTCGACGACGCGCAGCTCGCCGACATCTGGCGCCTGCACGCCACCTTGCTGCGCCTCAGCATCGCCCACCGAGGACTCGGCCCGGACGTCGTCATGGTCACCGACGACGGTCGAGCGGGCCTGCTGCGCGTCGGCGGCGGCGACATCGCCGCCGACGAGCTGACGCTGCGCATCGACACGGCCCAGCTGTTGACGACGGTCGGCCTCGCCGTCGGCGCGGCGCGCGCAGTCCAGTCGGCCACCGCGGTGCTCGGAGCGGATGTGGTCTCCCGGGCGCTGCCGCTGTTGCAGCCGATCGCTCTGACGCCGACGACGCGCGCGGTGCTCAAGCAGCACAAGGGCCTGCTCGGCTCGCTGCGCGACGAGATCGAACGCGGCCGGCCCACCGAGGAGGTCGTCGCACCGGTCGAGCTGCGCCGTGTGACGCTGCGTGGTCTCGTCACCGTCGTCGGCGGTGGGGTCGCGGCCTACCTGCTCCTCACCCAGCTGGCCAAGGTCGACCTGGGCAAGGTCATCGCCAACGCGAACCTCGGCTGGGCCCTGGCGACCGTCATCTTCGCCACCCTGACCTTCGCCGGCGCGTCGCTCGCGCTCAGCGGTGCCGTCGACCTGGCGTTGCGGTTCGGCCGGACCTACATGACCCAGCTCGCCGTGGCGTTCAGCGGGCTGGTGGCGCCCGCCGCCATCGGCAACATCGCCCTGAACACCCGCTACCTCCAGAAGGCGGGGGCCGAGCCGGCCGTTGCAGGAGCGAGCGTGGGGGTCGCGCAGCTGGCCCAGTTCTCCTCGTACTTCGTCCTGCTCATCATCTCCGGTGTCCTCGCCGGCACCGGCCCGCGCGCCTCCTTCACGCCGCCGGCCGTCCTCGTCGCCGCCGTGCCCATCGTCATCCTCGTGGTCCTCGCCCTGCTCGCCGTCCCGCGGGTTCGTCGGCTCATCACCCTCCGCGTCGTGCCCCGGGTCAGGACCGTCGTCCCACAGGTCCTCTCCGTGCTCCAGCACCCGCGCAAGCTCACCCAGCTGCTCGCCGGAGCGCTCCTCCTCGACGTGTCCTTCGTCGCCGCCCTCGTCTGCGCCACCCGCGCCTTCGGGGCCACGCAGCCGGTCGCGGCCATCGCCGTCGTCTACTTCGCCGGCGCGATCATCGGCTCTGCCGTGCCCACCCCGGGCGGCCTCGGCGGGATCGAGGCAGCGATGTCCGCGGGCCTGATCGCCATCGGCGTCGACGGGGGGACGGCCGTGTCCTCCGTGCTGCTCTACCGCCTGGCGACGTACTGGCTGCCGATCCCCTTCGGCTGGTACTCCCTCAACCGGCTCCAGAAGCTCCAGGCCATCTGACTCTCCGCTGAGCCTCGTCGCGGTCGCCGGTGCCTTGCACTTCAGGCCTTCCGCCCAGCCCGATCGACCGGTGCCCCCAGCCGGCGGCACGGTGGCCGACGTTGCGGCCGCCTACCTCGACACCGCCGCGCGCCAGGACTGCGCGTTCACCGCGGTCCCTAGGGGGCTTGCTTGAGGCGGTCGACATGACTCGGTTTCGAGCGATGCGACACCTACTCCGTCAGCAGGTGCAACCACGAGTCCGTGAGCTCCTCAAGGCAAACCTCCCGCTGCCTGTCGCTGCGCCATCCCACCGCGAAGTAACGACGCGAGAGGTACTCGAACTGGCCGAACGCCAACAGGCTGCGCACCCGCCGGCGTTCGGTGGTGTACCTACCGGCTCGCTCCAGGCCAGTGGCCATCTGCTGAACGACCTGCTCGTACCAGTCCTCGGTTCGGCTGGCGACGTCCGGCTCATGGGATGCCTGGTAGCTCACGATCATGTAGGGCTTGATCGCGTCCCACTGGCTCATGCGCGAGTCCAGCCACGCGCGGATCTTTGCCTGTTGGCCCGACTCCACTACGTCACTGAGCGGCGGGCCCTCGAGAGAGACCAGCATCTCGTGGGCGTGACCCACCAGCTGGCTGACGAGTTCACCCTTCGACGGGAAGTGCAGATAGAACGTCGTGCGGGTGGCACCGGCTGCCTTGGCGATGTCATCGACGGTCGCCGCGGCATATCCCTTGCGGAGAAACATCTCCAGCCCGCTCTGGAGGAGGAGATCCTTCGTCAGCGCCTTCTGTGCTTCGCGCAGGTTGCCCATGGACGGACCTTACTGCGGGAGCGTGTTGTTTCATGAGCTGCCGCGTTCGGTGGGTTGGCAGCATGTCGCATCGGCGGACAAGCGACCGTCGTCCCCACCCGTCCTTGTCGCTCAACGCTCTGTGTCATTCATCTCGTGCATCCACGACCATGCAGAACATGCGCTTGCCTAATGCCGGTACGAGCCCTCACCTTGGGTGACAACCTGTTCCCCCGACCCGAGGTGCCGCATGCCGAACTCCACCCCGCCCGTTTCCGACATCGACCTGTTCGACGACGCCGTCACGGTTGACCCCTGGCCGACCTACGCAGCCCTGCGCGAGCTCGCCCCCGTGGTGTACCTTCCCGCGAACGACACGTATGTCCTCACGAGATACGAGGGCATCCGCAACGCCCTTCTCGACTGGGAGACCTTCTCTTCCGTCAACGGCATCGGCTTCAACCCGATGGTCAACGAGGCACTGACCGGCACGTCCCTGGCGTCAGACCCGCCGGTCCACACGCAGCTGCGCGCGACCCTGACCGAGAACCTGTCCCCCCGCGCGCTGCGTGGCCTGAAGGCCACCATCGACACGAAGGCTGATGCCCTCGTCGAGCAGCTCGTCAACAAGGGCTCGTTCGAGGCCATGGACGCCCTGGCCCGGGCCCTGCCGCTCGAGGTCGTCGCGGACCTCATCGGCTTCACCGGCGATGCCCGACACAACATGCTCCGGTGGGGGCAGGCCGCCATGCAGGTCATCGGCCCGATGAACGAGCGCACCGCCGAGAACTTCCCCATTGCCGGCGAGCTCTACGGGTGGTGCTCGAGCGTCACTGCCGAGGACCTCCAGCCGGGCTCGGTCGGGCGCGGGATCTTCGACGCCGAGGGCCGCGGCGACATCCCGCCCCACACGGCCGGCCACATCATCCACCAGTACCTCGGCGCCGGGGTGGACAGCACCATCGCCTCGATCGGCAACATCATCGCGCTCTTCGCGGCACACCCGGACCAGCTCGCGCTCGTCCGCGAGAACCCCGCTCTCGTCCCAGCGGCGTTCAACGAGGTGCTGCGTTACTGGCCTCCGCTCCACGTGTGGGGCCGACGCGCCACCAAGGACGTCGACGTCGAGGGCCTTCGCATCCCCGCCGAGGCGCACGTCGGCCTCCTCTTCGGCGCGGGCAACCACGATCCGCGCCACTACGACGACCCCGAGGCGTTCCTGGTCGAGCGGAACCCGGTCGACCACCTTGCGTTCGGCTACGGTCCGCATGGTTGCGCCGGGCAGGGGCTCGCGCGACTCGAGGCCCACGCGGTGATCGACGCCCTCGCCCGTCGCGTCGGGCGACTCGTCGTCGGACCGGAGGTGCGCCTCCCCACGAACATCACCCGCAGCATCGACGAGCTGGCCGTCCTCGAGGTGGTGCCGGCATGAGGATCGTGCTGGACCGGGCGCGCTGCGAGGGGCACGGCCTGTGCGAGGAGGCTGCGCCGCAGCTGATGCACCTCGATGACGAGGGCGAGCTCGTGCTCGACCGCGAGGAGATCTCCGTCACCGACTCTGCCGCGAATGCCGAGGCCAACGCGGCCGTGCGCGTCTGCCCCGTCGCGGCACTTCGGATCGCATGAGCCGCCCGACCGAGCAGGCGGGGCGGGTCGACCGGGTCCTCGTCGTCGGCAACGGCATCGCCGGCCTGACTGCGGCGGACACCTTGCGAGGGGCCGGCTTCGAGGGGGACCTCACCATCGTGGGGGACGAGACGCACGCGGCGTACAGCCGGCCCGCACTGTCGAAGGCTCTCCTCCATGACGGCGACGATCTTTCTCACGAGCTCGCGCCGCCGACCCATGGGGCGACCGAGCTCCTCGGAGTGCGCGCGACCGGCCTCGACGTCGAGCGACGCCGCGTCGCGCTCGACGACGGGACGGACCTCCCCTACGACCGGCTCGTCATCGCCACGGGCTCCCGAGCGAGGCGACTGTCCGACCTCCCCGAAGAGCTGACTCTCCGGGGACTCGACGACGCGCTGCACCTCCGCAGCCGCCTCGCCGAGAAGCCGTCAGTGATCGTCGTGGGCGGGGGCCCGCTCGGCATGGAGATCGCCTCCGGCTGCCTCGCGGCCGGCTCCCAGGTGACCCTCGTGTCTCAGGGCGTCCCGCTCCTCCTGCAGCTCGGCCCGCACCTCGGCGAGGTCTTCACCGCGGCGGCCCGCGAGCGAGGGCTCACGGTCGTGGACACCGAGTACGCCCGCCTCGAGCGCGGTGGAGCGCATGCGGGGGCCAGCCGTGTCGTCCTCGACGACGGCACCGTCCTGGAAGCGGACCTCGTCGTCACAGCCGTGGGCGACGTCCCCAACACCGAGTGGCTCGCGAGCAGCGGCCTGGTGACCAGCGGACCGCTCACCGTCGACAGCCGTGGGCTCGTGCGGCCCGACGTCGCCGCGGCCGGCGACCTCGCAGCGTTCCCCACGCCCTACGGCATACGCCGGATCCCGCTGTGGAGCAGTGCGATCGAGCAGTCCAAGGTTGCGGCAGCCGCGCTGATCCGCGGTCAGGAGGCGCCGACGCTGCACTTCCAGCCCTACTTCTGGACCGAGCAGTTCGGCCTCAGCCTCAAGGCGGTCGGCTACATGCCGGTGTTCGGCCCACCCGCCTACGTCGACGGTGGGCCCGGTGGCCCGGCGCTGATGCGATGGGCTCGCGAAGACGGGACCGGCGTTGCGGCTGCCCTCAACTACCGCATCCCGATTCCCCGGCTCCGGCGGGTGACCCAGCAGGCGGCGTAGATTCGTCGCCATGAGCGACGCGGGAGAGGGCACCACGGGCTCGGGGCTCGACCGGCTCGGGTCGGTCAACCTCAACCTCCTCGTGCCGCTCCTCGCGATTCTCGAGGAGCGGTCCGTGACGAGGGCGGCAGAGCGCGTGGGACTGACGCAGCCCGCGATGAGCCACGCCCTGCAGCGGATGCGACGGCTGCTCAACGACGACCTGCTCGTCCGGCACGGCAACGACGTCACGGTGACTCCTCGCGGGCTCGAGCTCATCGCGCCGGTGCGGGCGACCCTGGAGCGCGCCGCTCAGGTCGTCAACTTCCCGTCCTTCGACCCGGCCGCCGACCGGCGGGTCATCACCATCGCCATGACGACGAGCACGGCGTTCGTTCTCGGGCCGCGGCTGAGCCGGCTGCTGCGCGAGCGGGCACCACACGCGACGCTCCGTATCCGCACGATCACCGTGGCGTCCGCCTCGACCTTCACGGAACACGGCGTCGACGTCGTCCTGCTCTCGGAGGCCTTCACCTCGCCCTACCCACGCGAACGGCTCTACGACGACCGAATCGTCGTCGTCGCCTCGACGGACACCCCACCGGCGGCAACTGCACTCGACCTGCTCACCAGCGAGCCGCACGTTGTTGTCGACTCCGAGCGTCGCGTCTTCCCGTATGCCGTCCTCGACGAGCACGAGGTCACGTACCGGGTCGGCGTGCTCGTCTCGGACTTCCTCCTCGTCCCGTACCTCGTCGCGCGCGGGGGTGGCGTTGCGCTGCTGCGCTACCGGGTCGCCGCCGAGATGAGGACGCTCGTCGACCTGAGGATCGAGGAGGCGCCCTTCCGACTCCCCGGACTCGGCATCGACCTGGTCTTCAACCCGCACCTGGCCGACCAGTACTTCATGGCCTGGCTGCGTCAACTGCTGTTCGAGGCGGCCCGTCCCTGCCCCACTCGACCCTGATGGTCAGCGGCGGCGGCCGATCGAGGCGACCCAGCTCTCGGCGAGGACGTCGAGCATCTCGTCGCGCGCCACGCCCCAACGGTCCGGCTGCCACTGGCGCGCAACGTGGTCGAGCTCGGTGATGGCGAGGACGCTCCGGAAGTGACGGGTGGTGGCCGGGAAGCGCTCGGCCCGGTCCAGGCCGTCCCTGATGTCGCCGATCGCCTCATCCAGCCACTCGTCAAGGAGGGTGCGGATCTCCGGGTCGACCGCGGCGGCGGCGTGGGCGGTGGTCGTGTAGGGGCGGATCGCGTCCCAGCGCTCGGAGGTCGTGGCGAGCCACGACCGGATCCGCTCGGGTGAGCCGTCCTCGACGACCGCGACGAGCTCGTTCTCGGTGGACCCGCGCTCGGCCGACGGGACCCGGGCCAGCAGGGCGTTGAGCCGCTCGGCGAGGAGAGCCTTGACGACCTCGACCTTGGACGGGAAGTAGGCGTAGAAGGTCACCCGGGTGGTGCCGGCCGCCGTCGCGATGTCGTCGACCGTCGTCGTGGCGTAGCCCTTCGAGACGAACAGGTCCAAGCCGGCGTCGAGCAGGAGCGTGCGCGTCATCTCCCTCTGTGCCGCACGCAGCCTCGCCATGGCGCCAGCGTAGGGCACGGAGAGCGGCGCTCGTGCACGGTGCTCATTGGAAATACGATATGAGCAGCCTATTAACACTATGTAAAGCAATATGACACCTTGCCCAGCAGAATGATCTCGTGCGCTTCGGTGGCGAGCCCGGCCGTCATCACCGACTGGCTGACCGTTCGACATGGCCCTTCAACGAGGAAGACATCAGCAATGACGCAGACCCTCCGGCGCGTTCCGGGCTACACCGCCACGGTGATAGCCGGCTCCTTCGCCGTCCTCCTGGCCCAAGTGGCCTACTCGCTTCCAGGTGCCCTCAACGGCACGTTCCAGCAGGAGTTCCAGGCCACCGGCTCCGAGCTGACCTGGATCACCGCCGCCTTCGCGATCCCGATGGTCGTCTTCGAGCTGACGACCGGCGTGATCGGCGACCTGTTCGGCCGCAAGCGCCTGCTCCAGGCCGGCGCTCTGCTCACCGTCATCGGCTCGCTCGTCGCGGCCCTCGCCGGCACCGTGCAGGTGATGTGGGTCGGTCAGATCGTCGCCGGTCTGGGAGCCGCAGTGCTCTACCCGATCTCCTTGGCGATGATCGCGGCTCTCGCGCCCAGCCACGACGCCCGTGCGAAGGCGATCGCTCTCTGGGCGGGATTCCTGTCCATCGGCGCGGCCATCTCGCCCCTGCTCGGTGGCGCCTTCGCGGCGAGCGGCAACTGGCGCGGCGCCTACATCGTCGTCATCGTCGCCGCGCTCGCCTCGATCCTCATCACGTCGCGGGCGACCGACTCCTCGGCACCGGAAGGCCGCAAGCTCGACGTCCCAGGGCAGGTCACCCTCGCGGTCGGTCTCATCGCCGTGCTCTATGCCGCGACGCAGGGCTCCGACTCGGGCTTCCTCCAGCCGAGCGTGGTCGCCGCGTTCGTGGTGGGCGTGCTGCTCCTCATCGCCTTCGTCGTCATCGAGTTGCGAACCGAGTCGCCGCTCCTGCACCTGCACCTCTTCGCCAACCGGGCGTATGCCGTCGTCGCGATCGCCACGGTCATCGGCATGTTCGCCTTCCTGGCCACTGCCTTCTCGATGAGCATCTGGCTGGGGGCGATCCAGCACCAGAACCCGCTGATCATCGGCGTGATGTTCCTCTTCATCCAAGGTCCTGCCTTCGTCCTGGTTCCGGTCGTCTCCCACTTGATCCGCAACGTGCCGGCGCGCTGGATCCTCACGAGCGGTTTCGTTCTCATGGCTGCCGGCGGCTTCTGGCCCTCGACCTTCGACGTCAACGACCTGGGCTGGACCCGCTTCATCGCCCCGATGCTCCTGCTCGGCATGGGCTTCGCCCTCACGGTCGGCTCCATCACCGCCGTGGCGATCAACACCGTCCCCGTGCGCCTCGCGGGGATGGCGAGCGCGACGACCAACCTCCTGCGCGATCTCGGTTTTGCGCTCGGGCCGGTCCTCATCGGCGCGGTGGCCTTCAGCAAGGCGAATGAGTGGATGCTCGAGAAGATCGGCCCGGTGATCGGCGCGTCCGGCCTCCGGCCGCCGTTCAGCGACATCGCGGCTGGCATCGCCCACCAAGGCGGCGCCATGGCGATCAACTCCATGCCCGTGGTTCCGGGACCGGGACCGGACCTGCCTCCCGTCCCGATGCCGGCGCAGCTCCAGCAGCTGGCTTTCGAGTCCCTCGGTGACGCCTTCAACACGGCCTTCCTGCTCGCTGGGGTCTGCGCCCTGCTCGCCGCCGCCCTGACGCTCTTCGGCCTGTTCGGGCACCACGAGCCGTCGTCCGAGGTCGAGAGCGGGGAGCACGACGACGAGCTCGCCGCCACCCGCTGAGCGACCACCTGTAGTCGGCGGGTGGAGGCCGCCGCGCCCGTGCGGGGCCTCCACCCGTCCGACCTTCACCCGTTTTACGTACTGATCATTCAATTGACACTATGTAAGAATTAATGTCAGCCTTCAACATCGCCCGTCCGGGCGTACCACGACGTGAGCAAGGACGCTGACGAAAGGAGAGCCGGTGAACGGCAAACCCTCTGCCGAGGTCCTCACCGTCAACACGGTGCTCGGCCCGGTGCCCGCCCACGAGCTCGGCGTGGTCTCGATCCACGAGGCGCTGCTGTCCGTGGTCCCCGGCGCCGAGCACGCGTTCGACGTGACCATCGACCGGGTCGAGGTCTTCGAGACCCTCGCAGCAAAGC is a genomic window containing:
- a CDS encoding ABC transporter ATP-binding protein; translation: MTELLPAQPASAPERDLAIATRGLTKRFGSRAAVDDLGLVVPRGSVYGFLGPNGSGKTTTIRMLLGLVRPSAGTSTLLGQSIPAGAQAALPHVGSLVEGPAFHPYLSGRANLQRLDAADLTADPRTSRQRVDAALDRVGLLATAGKRYRAYSLGMRQRLAIAAALLMPRELLVLDEPTNGLDPQGTREVRHLVASLASDGTTVFVSSHLLSEVEQMCTHLGVMSDGRLVAQGSTSEVRGGAAPTARILTDQPTEATRIMSELGLTGVEAMPGGVRGTPNGVAPEKIVAALVQGGVGVKEFTVTSPSLEDLFVALTGEGFDVSG
- a CDS encoding ferredoxin; the protein is MRIVLDRARCEGHGLCEEAAPQLMHLDDEGELVLDREEISVTDSAANAEANAAVRVCPVAALRIA
- a CDS encoding TetR/AcrR family transcriptional regulator, whose translation is MGNLREAQKALTKDLLLQSGLEMFLRKGYAAATVDDIAKAAGATRTTFYLHFPSKGELVSQLVGHAHEMLVSLEGPPLSDVVESGQQAKIRAWLDSRMSQWDAIKPYMIVSYQASHEPDVASRTEDWYEQVVQQMATGLERAGRYTTERRRVRSLLAFGQFEYLSRRYFAVGWRSDRQREVCLEELTDSWLHLLTE
- a CDS encoding ABC transporter permease, producing MSAADPVLADVHGADPHDAGATVARRLSTRLLRSELRLIAGRRRNQMGLLVLAAVPVLIAVAVRLSSPREGRGPDFLSSITSNGLFVPLAALSVELGLFLPLAIAMLAGDSVAGEANLGTLRYLLTVPVGRTRLLVTKYISLMIGAVWGVAVVVVAGTIAGIALFGTGPMLTLSGTEISFGSAVWRVVLVSLYVAAGLAALAAVGLFISTLTEQPLAATVALMIFTILSWIAVSVPQISWLHPYLLVDQWMAFGDLLRDPPFWDNIAQGLWVDLAYAVVFGLLAWARFAGKDITS
- a CDS encoding LolA family protein; its protein translation is MSFFIEHPRARWALPVAAAGLIGATVISLNQAASADAGLPSRTAAQLLADVRSSDVSSLSGTVVQTADLGLPSIPGMGGSGGPGSASSSLTSLISGTHTWRVWLDGPTRQRLALIGSNGESDVIHNGKDLWLWSSADRTAVHHELDADQVGAGTDGKHLPGVLPSGVPSALPSSLPRTPDEAASAALALVGESTTITTSGTASVAGRSAYELVLTPKDPNTLVKSVRIAIDGQERVPLRVQVYSTKLTNPAFEVGFTAVDFAQPDSRQFEFTPPAGTTVTESDELMPPKASDGSDTTPSKPSTDTLAGLTGRPKVVGSGWSTVLVAPFSLPDAQPGAGGTAGDSAAQLSGILKALPTTSGAWGSGHVLQGTLFTVVLTDDGRVALGAVAPDQLFSALAAK
- a CDS encoding cytochrome P450, translated to MPNSTPPVSDIDLFDDAVTVDPWPTYAALRELAPVVYLPANDTYVLTRYEGIRNALLDWETFSSVNGIGFNPMVNEALTGTSLASDPPVHTQLRATLTENLSPRALRGLKATIDTKADALVEQLVNKGSFEAMDALARALPLEVVADLIGFTGDARHNMLRWGQAAMQVIGPMNERTAENFPIAGELYGWCSSVTAEDLQPGSVGRGIFDAEGRGDIPPHTAGHIIHQYLGAGVDSTIASIGNIIALFAAHPDQLALVRENPALVPAAFNEVLRYWPPLHVWGRRATKDVDVEGLRIPAEAHVGLLFGAGNHDPRHYDDPEAFLVERNPVDHLAFGYGPHGCAGQGLARLEAHAVIDALARRVGRLVVGPEVRLPTNITRSIDELAVLEVVPA
- a CDS encoding NAD(P)/FAD-dependent oxidoreductase, which translates into the protein MSRPTEQAGRVDRVLVVGNGIAGLTAADTLRGAGFEGDLTIVGDETHAAYSRPALSKALLHDGDDLSHELAPPTHGATELLGVRATGLDVERRRVALDDGTDLPYDRLVIATGSRARRLSDLPEELTLRGLDDALHLRSRLAEKPSVIVVGGGPLGMEIASGCLAAGSQVTLVSQGVPLLLQLGPHLGEVFTAAARERGLTVVDTEYARLERGGAHAGASRVVLDDGTVLEADLVVTAVGDVPNTEWLASSGLVTSGPLTVDSRGLVRPDVAAAGDLAAFPTPYGIRRIPLWSSAIEQSKVAAAALIRGQEAPTLHFQPYFWTEQFGLSLKAVGYMPVFGPPAYVDGGPGGPALMRWAREDGTGVAAALNYRIPIPRLRRVTQQAA
- a CDS encoding lysylphosphatidylglycerol synthase transmembrane domain-containing protein; its protein translation is MSSPRGTVDVVEPPIADRVRRPADALRLGLVLVVLAASLALADVAVGTTGALEQDLALATSGLPRLLLQVVSWLSGIGVVVLPLAVGTDLVVRGRPSQLVHALAASGAAALVVVGLRALSFDGPLSSLLRTLTRPLAEGRTDPLDAVIVSMMALLTVADIIGRKWISPLAIVVIGSTVVTAFLSGTSTALALFTSVLLGWAVGLAFRFALGATSTRPPGSQIADALVAAGVPLVRLELVDSDDAGDRRYRGTTTSSTVDVQVMDRDTFGLASGRRLLRLLRLRKGTTRPALTLRAELEHRTLMGLALAQAGIPAPRPVAAREVGPFSAVIAYLDRAGAPLSELGAELDDAQLADIWRLHATLLRLSIAHRGLGPDVVMVTDDGRAGLLRVGGGDIAADELTLRIDTAQLLTTVGLAVGAARAVQSATAVLGADVVSRALPLLQPIALTPTTRAVLKQHKGLLGSLRDEIERGRPTEEVVAPVELRRVTLRGLVTVVGGGVAAYLLLTQLAKVDLGKVIANANLGWALATVIFATLTFAGASLALSGAVDLALRFGRTYMTQLAVAFSGLVAPAAIGNIALNTRYLQKAGAEPAVAGASVGVAQLAQFSSYFVLLIISGVLAGTGPRASFTPPAVLVAAVPIVILVVLALLAVPRVRRLITLRVVPRVRTVVPQVLSVLQHPRKLTQLLAGALLLDVSFVAALVCATRAFGATQPVAAIAVVYFAGAIIGSAVPTPGGLGGIEAAMSAGLIAIGVDGGTAVSSVLLYRLATYWLPIPFGWYSLNRLQKLQAI